Genomic DNA from Spirochaeta isovalerica:
ACAATCTGATCAGAGGTAGTCCTGGAAAAGGCAATATAGAGGTACACTTTTCTAATGGATAATGCCTTGGCGAACTCATCGGGGCGGAATCCCGCTTTTCCGGAGGCTGCAACAATACCGCGATTGGAACTGAACCAGACATCGGCTCTGCCTGCATGAATCATGCGAATAGCACTTATATCATTGTTAACGTCATTGATATTTGTAAAACCGTTTTCGATCAGAAATCGTTCTTTAGCATCATCCTGAATTACAACAATTTCCTTCAGCTTTTTGGCATCTTCCAAAGAATCAATATTGACCTCTGAATTTATCGATTTATACATAGCCCACTCAATTAATATCAGCGGTCCGACCCATTTGAATTCCTTTTCCCGTTCGGCTGTTCTGGTGGTTGAAAACAGTGCGATATTGGGTTCTTCTTGCAGCCTTTTATAGGCTCTCGCCCAGGGATAGACCTCGATCGAATCCGGTTGGCCATGACGCCTGAGAATTTCTCTGACAATTTCTGTCGAGTAGCCGACAAGATTTCCCTCTTCATCTACTCTATTAGCCATTCCGGAGTCTTCTGTGAGAATGGTAAGATCCTGAGAAAAAGCGCTAAAACACAAATTAAGAAAAAGAAAAACAACTAAAAAACGTTTATCCATAATATATATTTTCCGGGATATGGATTAGGGAGTCAAATTTCCCTTTGATTTATTATGTTTATTTTCTCTGGTGATTCAGCAATAACATGGTCAATCTCAGAATGTTGTTGACTCTCAATGTCCAGTTGTATTTTTCAGCTGTACCGGTATAAGGATATTTGATTATAAGCTCTTCGACTCTACTGTACAGAGAGTGCAGGAGCGCAAGGGAATCTTTACCCGCCCATCCCGCCAGGCTCGTACCTTTTAAAGATTCGGCTTTTTTTATTTTTCCTTTTGCAACTGATGAAAATCTGAAACCCTCAGATAAGAGCTGTTTGTATTGACCGGTTGTAATTTCATGAATGACTTTATCCAGGTCAGTTTCTTTTTTCGACACCATTTGCAGATATCTGAAATTGTTCTGCATTTCTATGATAAGAAGTTTGCCTTTGCCATCCAGTTTATTCTTCCAGGCTATAAATTCCTGTATGGCTGTTCCTGTTTTAAAAAGAGGATCCAGTATGGATGGCAGTGTCATCATAGATAGCTCCAGTTGATTTGATTTTCATATATAAACATTAACGGCTTAATTACATAGGTGCTGCTTTTCCTGCAGAAAATACTGGAATGAGTCTCTGTGAATGCCGGGGATCTATTCATTTTATTTAATCTGGTCAATGAGATTTCCAATTGCCTGAAAAACCTGATGATCATCCTCATATACTTCACGAAACATTTCTTCCGCCTGTTTTAATTGAGCAAGAGCCTCCTGATGATCTCCCATGGCGTCTGAGACCAGAGCTTTATGATAATACAAATTCCCCCGCGCTTCCGGTTCTTCGGTCAAGGCTAAAAGTTCATCGATTAAAATCCTGGCCTCGTTCAGAGCTTTGTAACCATTGTAATAATTGACAATACTACCCATGACCGAAGGATTTGTCGGGTAGAGTTCGAAAAAGTATCTGGAGTTTTCTTTCGCTTCGGCGAAGTTCTTTTTATATAGGTACAAATCTATAAGCTTATCATAGAATCTGTATTGGTCCGGTTCCAGCGCCTTACCTTTTTCCATATAACTGATGCTCTTATCGAAGTCCTGGAGGTTTATGGCAATAATTCCGGCTAAATAGCAGGAATCGGATTTATAGTATGTATCTGAATAAGAGTTAAGGGCTTTTTCAGCATAGGGCAGAGCTTTCGCCATTTCTCCCGTATTTAAATAAGCGACAGCCAGATTGTGGTTATATCCGGGATTATCTTTTTCATAGTCCAGGGCCTTTCTCAGGTTCTCTATGGCTTTCTCATAGGATTCTATCTGAAGCTGTATCTGCCCTAAATTGCTGAAAAGAATTTTGTCGGAAAAATTATTGAGATTTGCCAGTTCGTAGTTTTCTATGATTTTTGATTGCAGCTTGTCATTGCCGAGAAGCCATTGCCCATTGTATTTTTCCAGGACTTCATAATAAAACTGGCCCAACCAGAAATAGAGTTCTCCATTGGAACTATCTGATTCCAGAGCGCTTAACAGAGCTTCATCGGGTTTGTACATGACGTACTGGTAACGGCCTTCCCTGCCTCTGTAATCGTATACGCTTTCCCCCTCGGGAATGTCTTTCAAGGCAAACATCTGGTGCATCGTGCTGTGTACAAAATAGTTTAAGAGGATTTTCACTTTCTGAACGACAAGATCAGAATGGGATATACCGCTCTCATTCGTCGTCAGGTATTGAAAAGCTGTTTCATATTTCTGCAGACTGATCAATCGCTCGCTTTCCGCAATATGGGGGTTTGATAAATCAACAGCGAAAGAAATCTGTCCGAGAATAAGAAAAACTAATATAAAGAGATGTTTTTTCATCTTATATCCTTTATTTTTTCGACAATGATCTCATGGAATCCTGTTTCAGTCCAGATATTGAAATACTTCCATCAGGGAATCTATAACCCCGATACCGGGGACATGGCTTTCATCTCCCGGTTGATATTTTCCCGATCTTGCCAGGAAGGCATGGCAACCGGAATTTTCTGCACCCTGAATATCTGTTTTCCAGTCATCTCCTATGACGATAACATCTTCCGGGGGAGCGTCGAGAATCTCCAGCGCTTCGGTATAATAGGATAAGGACGGTTTGCCGAATACTTCTATTTTTGTATTTCCGGCTGTTTCAAAAAGACTTACGAAAGCTCCCGTATCCAGCTGCTTTCTCTCTCCCGACAGATAGTAAGGGGATGCGGAAGCTGTAATAAGGGGAACTCCCTTCTGTTGAAAGAGAAATATATTTTGCAGATCCGAATAGGACAGGTTCTCTTTTTCGAAATCCAGCAGTAGAACAATTTCCGGATATTCCTCATTGTGAGGAATGCAGACCTGTTCCATTTCCTGCCCGCTTCCAACGATATAGGCAGTCCCGAATCCTTTTCGCCTCAGGTAGGAATTTATGGCGATTATGGGATTGATGATTGAGGGCATCGGAACGGCCAGACCGGCATCGGAAAGACGTTTTTTTATGAGAAGTGGAGATTTGACGGAATTGGTCATGATCAGAAAATCAATTTCCAGTTTTTCCGCCTTCTCAAAGAATTCCCGGGCATCATTAATCGGTGCGGGCCCTTCGAGAATAGTTCCATCCAGGTCAATGAGAAGCTTTTTCATTTTTTTTCTCCATCTCCGGTAATTTTCTTACAATAGCGGATCACTTTCGCATTGAATTTTTCCATTATCTTTTCGCTCCCGTCAGTTTCATATCCGTGTTTTTTATAAAATTGTCTTGTGGAAGCGTTGTCTTCTAGAACCCAGAGTACATTTTCACGACAGCCTTTTTCCAGAGCGACTTTTTCGCAATGACGCAACAATTGGGATCCGACCCCCTCCCTTTTCATCAATGGTTCAACATAGAGCCCCCAGAGCTCATAGGCGTCGAGCTTATCTTCATTTCTGCACATGCCGCTTTTCATAAAGCCTTTGATAATATTGTCCTCTTCACAGACATAGAGATCGTCTTTCTCATGTTCATTGCTGTCATTGAAGCTGCTGAATCTTCCGTTCACTGATATTTCCGAAAATAAATAGCTGTCGGGTATAATTCCCCTATAGGCGCTGCGCCACCCGAATATGTGGATTTCGGCAATACGCGATGCATCATCTTTACAGGCTGTTCTTATCATTGACGTTCTCCTTCAAGAGTTTTTTAACATTCCGTATGCATAGGCATCGTGCCAGAGAGGATTGCCATTTGGATCAGTGCGGAAAAATCCCTTTTTCTTGAAATGCCCTTCTCGAATCATTCCGATTTTTTCCAGAACTTTCCAGGACGATGTGTTTTCGGGATTGCAGTAGGCTGTTATTTTATGGGCATCCAACGCTTCAAAAGCATAGCGGACCAAAGCCGCAGAGGCTTCCGTACAATATCCATGGTTCTGATAATCAGGGTTAAATATAAAACCCAGTTCCCAGGTTAAAAAACGCTCCGGTTCAATCCGGTGAAAATAGAGATGGCCGATCATTTTACCAGATTCTCTGAGCTTAACCGCGAGAAAATCATCTCCGTTGCATCGTTTCTTAATTAAGGCTCTGGACTCGCTTACGCTGATAGGGCCTCCCGGTTCGAATTTATAGATCTCCGGCAAGGATAAGTATTCATGCAAATCCTTCCAGTCTGATGGAATGTGGTTTCTAATTTCAAGATTCGGTGTTATCAGCTTTTTCATTTTCTCTCCTGCAGGATGTTCAGTCTATCGGGATTTAATATTTCAAAAGGATTAATGTACTCCATTGTATACCGCGGCTGATAATCGTTATCAATGTCAGGATAAAGCAAAGTGTTAATCTCCAGTTCGCCGTACGGCGCATCGGATTTTATGAAAGAGAGCTCGATTATGTAATCTTCTCCGTTCCCCCGATTCCCCGTTAAGCCTATGACCTGGCCCCGGGATATAAGTTCTCCAGGATCTCGCGATACTGTTTTCAGATTGTAGATAGCCATAGCCGTGCTGTCTGTGAACTGAATAACTATCATATTGACTTGCTGTTCTCCGAAAAAGACTGGAGGGAAAGTATTTTCCGATTCTACGGCAATCACGATACCGTCCAGAGGCGAATATATTTTTTCTATTTCCAGAAACTCAAGAACGACGCCTTTCGACAGGTACCATTCGCCTTTTTCATTCTGTTGGGGTCCAAAACCGCACAAGGTCAGTATTTCTGCATCAGCATCATAGACAGGAGCCCTGTCTATTGCCCAGAGGCTTATTGTTGTCAAAAAGAAGAGTACTATTCTGAGTAATGACGAATTCTGAAATTTCACTTCTACTCCCGGACCGAATTATTTGAATAGTT
This window encodes:
- a CDS encoding substrate-binding periplasmic protein, coding for MANRVDEEGNLVGYSTEIVREILRRHGQPDSIEVYPWARAYKRLQEEPNIALFSTTRTAEREKEFKWVGPLILIEWAMYKSINSEVNIDSLEDAKKLKEIVVIQDDAKERFLIENGFTNINDVNNDISAIRMIHAGRADVWFSSNRGIVAASGKAGFRPDEFAKALSIRKVYLYIAFSRTTSDQIVSKWQATLDNMKKDGTYRRIMIENGGEEVMVIP
- a CDS encoding tetratricopeptide repeat protein, which produces MKKHLFILVFLILGQISFAVDLSNPHIAESERLISLQKYETAFQYLTTNESGISHSDLVVQKVKILLNYFVHSTMHQMFALKDIPEGESVYDYRGREGRYQYVMYKPDEALLSALESDSSNGELYFWLGQFYYEVLEKYNGQWLLGNDKLQSKIIENYELANLNNFSDKILFSNLGQIQLQIESYEKAIENLRKALDYEKDNPGYNHNLAVAYLNTGEMAKALPYAEKALNSYSDTYYKSDSCYLAGIIAINLQDFDKSISYMEKGKALEPDQYRFYDKLIDLYLYKKNFAEAKENSRYFFELYPTNPSVMGSIVNYYNGYKALNEARILIDELLALTEEPEARGNLYYHKALVSDAMGDHQEALAQLKQAEEMFREVYEDDHQVFQAIGNLIDQIK
- a CDS encoding HAD-IIA family hydrolase encodes the protein MKKLLIDLDGTILEGPAPINDAREFFEKAEKLEIDFLIMTNSVKSPLLIKKRLSDAGLAVPMPSIINPIIAINSYLRRKGFGTAYIVGSGQEMEQVCIPHNEEYPEIVLLLDFEKENLSYSDLQNIFLFQQKGVPLITASASPYYLSGERKQLDTGAFVSLFETAGNTKIEVFGKPSLSYYTEALEILDAPPEDVIVIGDDWKTDIQGAENSGCHAFLARSGKYQPGDESHVPGIGVIDSLMEVFQYLD
- a CDS encoding GNAT family N-acetyltransferase; its protein translation is MIRTACKDDASRIAEIHIFGWRSAYRGIIPDSYLFSEISVNGRFSSFNDSNEHEKDDLYVCEEDNIIKGFMKSGMCRNEDKLDAYELWGLYVEPLMKREGVGSQLLRHCEKVALEKGCRENVLWVLEDNASTRQFYKKHGYETDGSEKIMEKFNAKVIRYCKKITGDGEKK
- a CDS encoding GNAT family N-acetyltransferase codes for the protein MKKLITPNLEIRNHIPSDWKDLHEYLSLPEIYKFEPGGPISVSESRALIKKRCNGDDFLAVKLRESGKMIGHLYFHRIEPERFLTWELGFIFNPDYQNHGYCTEASAALVRYAFEALDAHKITAYCNPENTSSWKVLEKIGMIREGHFKKKGFFRTDPNGNPLWHDAYAYGMLKNS
- a CDS encoding peptidoglycan DD-metalloendopeptidase family protein gives rise to the protein MKFQNSSLLRIVLFFLTTISLWAIDRAPVYDADAEILTLCGFGPQQNEKGEWYLSKGVVLEFLEIEKIYSPLDGIVIAVESENTFPPVFFGEQQVNMIVIQFTDSTAMAIYNLKTVSRDPGELISRGQVIGLTGNRGNGEDYIIELSFIKSDAPYGELEINTLLYPDIDNDYQPRYTMEYINPFEILNPDRLNILQERK